A stretch of the Vicinamibacterales bacterium genome encodes the following:
- the rplA gene encoding 50S ribosomal protein L1 → MARLTKNQKLAHSKIEDGKAYSLTQASALVKDITTTKFDASVDLDVRLGVDPRKANQMVRGIANLPHGTGKTVRVLVLCTPDKEAEALAAGADYVGLDEYIAKIEGGWTDVDIIITMPSVMAKVGKLGRVLGPRNLMPNPKSGTVTPDVGKAVTDVKGGKIDFKVDKTGIIHASIGKVSFDADKIYENALEVIQTISKLKPSAAKGTYFKSIHMSSTMSPGIEIETKSVAGI, encoded by the coding sequence GTGGCTAGATTAACAAAAAATCAAAAATTGGCACATTCCAAAATTGAGGATGGGAAAGCATACTCATTGACTCAGGCTTCGGCTTTGGTTAAAGATATCACAACTACTAAATTTGATGCATCAGTTGACCTTGATGTACGCTTAGGCGTAGATCCGCGTAAAGCGAATCAAATGGTACGTGGTATTGCAAACCTCCCTCATGGTACCGGTAAAACTGTCCGTGTATTAGTTCTTTGCACTCCTGATAAGGAAGCAGAGGCTTTAGCAGCCGGAGCAGATTACGTAGGTTTGGATGAATATATTGCCAAAATAGAAGGTGGATGGACTGACGTTGATATCATTATTACTATGCCTAGTGTGATGGCAAAAGTAGGTAAACTTGGCCGTGTTTTAGGCCCAAGGAACCTGATGCCAAATCCTAAATCAGGAACTGTTACCCCGGATGTGGGTAAAGCCGTAACTGATGTAAAAGGCGGTAAGATTGACTTCAAAGTTGACAAAACAGGAATCATTCATGCTTCTATCGGAAAAGTATCCTTTGATGCTGATAAGATTTATGAGAATGCGTTAGAAGTAATTCAAACGATCTCTAAATTGAAACCATCAGCTGCAAAAGGAACTTATTTCAAGAGCATTCACATGTCGTCGACAATGAGTCCGGGAATCGAAATTGAAACTAAATCAGTAGCGGGAATCTAA